The proteins below come from a single Ruegeria sp. SCSIO 43209 genomic window:
- a CDS encoding phage portal protein, translating to MVFDFLRRGSAEAAPEAKASAAGPVVAWQTGGRVAWSPRDAVSLTRTGFSGNPVGFRSVKLIAEAAAALPLVLQDQAQRYDVHPILSLMRRPNAAQGRAELMEALFGQLLLSGNAYIEAVQADGGLPVELHVLRSDRMSVVPGADGWPKAYDYAVGGKKHRFAAENICHIKSFHPQDDHYGFSPMQAAAMAIDVHNSASRWSKSLLDNAARPSGALVWKGDGHGVMAEDQFRRLSDEIEQNYRGARNAGRPMVLEGGLDWKPMGFSPSDMEFQKTKEAAAREIALAFGVPPMLLGIQGDATYSNYQEANRAFYRLTVLPLVTRVAAAVSEWLAGFIGEDLMLKPDLDQVPALSAERDAQWARVNGADFLTDAEKRALLGLPERGDG from the coding sequence ATGGTATTCGATTTCTTGCGTCGTGGATCGGCTGAGGCAGCGCCTGAGGCGAAGGCGAGCGCGGCGGGGCCGGTGGTGGCGTGGCAGACGGGTGGGCGCGTGGCGTGGAGCCCTCGGGATGCGGTGTCGCTGACGCGGACGGGGTTTTCGGGGAATCCGGTGGGGTTTCGATCGGTCAAGCTGATCGCCGAGGCGGCGGCGGCCTTGCCTCTGGTGCTGCAGGATCAGGCGCAGCGCTATGATGTGCATCCGATCCTTTCGCTGATGCGTCGTCCCAATGCGGCGCAGGGGCGGGCGGAGTTGATGGAAGCTCTGTTTGGGCAGTTGTTGCTGTCGGGCAATGCCTATATCGAGGCGGTTCAGGCCGATGGGGGGCTGCCGGTTGAGCTGCATGTCTTGCGATCCGACCGGATGAGCGTGGTGCCGGGGGCGGATGGCTGGCCCAAGGCGTATGACTATGCCGTGGGCGGCAAGAAGCACCGGTTTGCGGCGGAAAATATCTGTCATATCAAATCGTTCCATCCTCAGGATGATCATTACGGATTTTCACCGATGCAGGCGGCGGCGATGGCGATTGATGTGCATAACAGCGCGTCTCGGTGGTCGAAATCACTGCTGGACAATGCGGCGCGGCCTTCGGGGGCGCTGGTGTGGAAGGGTGACGGCCATGGGGTGATGGCCGAGGATCAGTTCCGGCGTTTGTCGGATGAGATCGAGCAGAACTATCGCGGGGCGCGCAATGCTGGGCGTCCGATGGTTCTGGAAGGGGGCTTGGATTGGAAGCCGATGGGGTTCTCTCCGTCCGACATGGAGTTTCAAAAGACCAAGGAAGCCGCCGCCCGCGAGATCGCGCTGGCCTTTGGGGTCCCGCCGATGCTGCTGGGGATCCAGGGCGATGCGACCTATTCGAACTATCAGGAGGCCAACCGGGCGTTTTATCGCCTGACCGTGCTGCCCCTGGTGACGCGGGTGGCGGCGGCGGTGTCAGAATGGCTGGCGGGCTTTATCGGTGAGGATCTGATGCTGAAGCCTGATCTGGATCAGGTGCCGGCGCTGTCGGCGGAACGGGATGCGCAATGGGCGCGGGTCAACGGGGCGGATTTCCTGACGGATGCGGAAAAGCGCGCGTTGCTGGGGCTGCCGGAGCGTGGCGATGGGTGA
- a CDS encoding HK97 family phage prohead protease — protein sequence MDLEQKFARFGDGLSVSGDAVIEGYASLFEQVDQGSDVVQRGAYTGSLEGLAKAGQRVKMLWQHDPAQPIGVWDEVREDDRGLWVKGRLLESTQKGREAAELIRAGAMDGLSIGYRTKRAVKNDKGQRVLTELELWEVSLVTFPMLPSARVAAKGVEPDVENTWRSIAEVFNDARQELART from the coding sequence ATGGATTTAGAACAAAAATTCGCTCGGTTTGGCGACGGGTTGTCGGTGTCCGGGGATGCGGTGATCGAAGGGTATGCCAGCCTGTTTGAGCAGGTCGATCAGGGCAGCGATGTGGTGCAGCGCGGGGCGTATACGGGCTCGCTGGAGGGGCTGGCAAAGGCGGGTCAGCGGGTCAAGATGCTGTGGCAGCACGATCCGGCGCAGCCCATCGGCGTCTGGGACGAGGTGCGCGAGGACGACCGGGGCCTTTGGGTCAAGGGGCGTCTGTTGGAGAGCACGCAGAAAGGCCGTGAGGCGGCCGAGTTGATCCGGGCGGGCGCAATGGATGGTCTGTCGATTGGCTATCGCACCAAGCGGGCCGTGAAGAATGACAAGGGCCAGCGGGTCCTGACGGAACTGGAGCTATGGGAGGTGTCGCTGGTGACCTTTCCGATGTTGCCCAGTGCGCGGGTGGCGGCGAAGGGCGTTGAGCCTGACGTTGAAAACACCTGGCGCAGTATTGCCGAGGTGTTCAACGACGCCCGGCAGGAGCTGGCGCGGACCTAG
- a CDS encoding phage major capsid protein: MSKTETPALTGEGAPLVQEVKQAMAGFVNEFKDLKAEVKTQLQQTEERLTMLDRKSTIAARPHLAASIEDGAPHQKAFDAYVRSGEDDGLRGLEIEAKSLSSAVNSDGGYLVDPQTAEMIKSVLNSTASIRSIAAVVNVEANSFDVLIDHTDVGAGWADETSATAETSTPSIDRISIPLHELSALPKASQRLLDDSAFDVEGWLAGRIADKFARAEAAAFINGDGVDKPKGILNHRTVENGSWGWDSLGYIATGIDGGVDADAIVDVVYALGAQYRVNGTFVMNSKTAGLIRKLKDSDGRFLWSDGLAAGEPARLMGYPVLIAEDMPDAATDSYSIAFGDFQSGYTIAERPDLRVLRDPFSAKPHVLFYATKRVGGDVSDFAAIKLVKFGTA; encoded by the coding sequence ATGAGCAAGACCGAGACCCCGGCCTTGACCGGAGAGGGTGCGCCCCTGGTTCAGGAGGTGAAGCAGGCGATGGCTGGCTTCGTGAATGAATTCAAGGACCTGAAGGCTGAAGTTAAAACACAACTGCAACAGACAGAAGAGCGACTGACCATGCTGGATCGTAAATCAACCATCGCGGCACGCCCGCATCTTGCGGCCTCGATCGAGGACGGCGCACCGCACCAGAAGGCATTCGACGCCTATGTGCGTTCGGGCGAGGATGACGGGCTGCGCGGGCTGGAGATTGAAGCCAAATCGCTGTCGAGCGCGGTGAACAGTGATGGCGGTTATCTGGTTGATCCGCAGACGGCTGAGATGATCAAGTCGGTGCTGAACTCGACCGCCTCGATCCGCTCGATTGCGGCGGTGGTGAATGTCGAGGCGAACTCGTTCGACGTGCTGATCGACCACACCGATGTGGGTGCGGGCTGGGCGGATGAGACCTCGGCGACCGCCGAGACATCGACCCCGTCGATTGACCGCATCTCGATCCCGCTGCACGAGCTGAGCGCGCTGCCCAAAGCGTCGCAACGTCTGCTGGACGACAGCGCCTTTGATGTCGAGGGCTGGCTGGCCGGTCGTATCGCCGACAAGTTCGCCCGCGCCGAGGCGGCGGCGTTCATCAATGGCGATGGCGTAGACAAGCCCAAGGGTATTCTGAACCACCGGACGGTGGAGAATGGCAGCTGGGGTTGGGACAGCCTGGGCTATATCGCGACGGGCATTGATGGCGGTGTCGATGCGGATGCCATTGTGGATGTGGTTTATGCGCTGGGCGCGCAGTACCGGGTGAATGGCACCTTCGTTATGAACTCGAAAACCGCGGGTCTGATTCGCAAGCTGAAGGACAGCGATGGTCGCTTCCTGTGGTCGGACGGTCTGGCCGCCGGTGAGCCCGCGCGTCTGATGGGTTACCCGGTGCTGATTGCCGAGGACATGCCGGATGCGGCGACCGACAGCTACTCGATTGCTTTTGGTGATTTTCAGTCGGGCTACACCATTGCCGAGCGTCCCGACCTGCGCGTGCTGCGCGATCCGTTCAGCGCCAAGCCGCATGTCCTGTTCTACGCGACCAAGCGCGTCGGCGGCGACGTGAGCGATTTTGCTGCGATCAAGCTGGTGAAATTCGGCACTGCCTAA